The Methanobrevibacter sp. DNA segment GTTAGTCCCAATACAATTTCACTAAATAATATAAAAACTATAAGTACAGATAAAACTTGTGATACATCTGTAAAAATAGCTCCACTCAGTAAAAATTCCTGCAATTTTGATAAATACTTTTTCGGAACAATATTGTCAACAACTAATGCTAAATCATTTATTATTTTAAATTTCATAAAATAATATTATTTTTTAACACATATAAAGTAACGGTTAGTTTCAAAATCAATTTTACAACGCAAAAACAAGATTAATATCAACACAAAAATTAAAAAATGCAAATCAATTATATATACATCAACTGCACATATTATCATATATCTAACTTAAAATGGTGACATAAATGGAATACGAAATAAAAGGCGGAGCATTTCCTATGGTAGTTTGTAAACTACAAAAAGGCGAAACCGTGAAAAACGAAACTGGCGCAATGGCATATATGACATCAGATATAAAAATGGATACAAATACTGGAGGCGGTCTTCTTAAAGGTATTGGAAGAGCATTGTCTGGTGATACAATATTTTTGAACTTCTTCACTGCACAATCAGACAATCAGGAAATCGGATTTTCATCATGCACACCAGGAAAAATCATTCCAATCAGATTAAATGGATCCAATACCATTATCGGGCAGAAAAATGCGTTTTTGGCTGCAGAAGATGGAGTTGACCTTGACATGTACTTCAGGAAAAAACTGGGTGCAGGAATATTTGGTGGAGAAGGATTCATTCTTCAGAAATTCAGCGGAACAGGATTACTATTTTTGGAAGTCGATGGAGAAGTCATTGAACATAATCTGCAGCCGGGAGAAAAATTATTAGTTGATCCGGGACACATTGCAGCAATGGAAGAAAGCGTTGAATTTGACATTGAAAGAGTCAAAGGCGCTAAAAACATGCTGTTCGGTGAAGGATTGTTCTTCGCAAGACTGCAAGGACCTGGAAAAGTATGGATACAAACCATGCCAATCAGCAAATTAGCTGAAGCCATCATACCATTCCTACCAGCAAACAATGAACATTAACATTATGATTAATGCTCCTCGAGCAATTAATCATTTTTATTCCTTTTTAGATATTTAAAGGCAAATCACCGATGACATTGCCCCTTTTTGTAATGTGAACTGTATCTTCCAGGCGAACTCCGAACTCCCCTTCCAAGTATATTCCTGGTTCCACTGTTATAACCATACCTTCTTTGATTATTGTTTCATCTCGAAGAGAAAAACCAGGTGTTTCATGAATGTCCAAACCAAGACTATGGCCTGTTGAGTGGATGAACTTATCGCCATAGCCATAATCGGAAATAATGTCACGGGCAACTTTATCAACTTCACAGCATTTCATTCCAGGTTTGATTGCCTTGATTGCCTTGTCATGTGATTCAGCAACAATGTTCCATATTTCCTGTTGTGACTCAGTATAAACCATTGTACGAGTATTGTCAGAGCAGTACCCTTCAAAAATAGCTCCCCAATCAATCAGTATTGGTTCTTCCAAAGATTTTGCCTGTGGAATTGCATGAGGCAGGCTTGAATTTGCACCACTTGTTACGATTGTATCAAATGATTCCTTTTCTGCACCGTTTTCAATCATGTATCTTACAAGATCAAATGCCACTTCCTTTTCACTGCCCCCATTGTTATATATATCCAATTGCAGAAATGATTTTTGAGCGATTTCAGTTGCTTTGGTGATTTTTTCAATTTCATCAGGTGTTTTAATCATTCTTTGAGCATCAATATAATTCTTTGAATCTATTGTGAAATCATCCCTGAATCTGACATATGTGCTGTAGGGCAATGTTGGCTCTATTGCCAGGTTTTTGATTCCCTCTTTTTTAAGTTCACCAACCATTACATCGAATGATTCGAATTCCTTAACTTCAATTGAAGAATCCCGATTGGCCAATTCCATATCCATGCCTGAAGCATAAATAATTGGGTTTTCCTGTATTATGCAGAATGCAAAACTTGTTGGCTTGTAATTTGAAATGTATTCAACATTAGTGAATTGTGTAAGCAAATAAGCTTGAAAGTTATCCTTTTCCAAATCCTTTAAAATATTTTCAATATGAATATTCATATTTTAATATTTAAAAAAAGTATTATAAAAAAATAGTTAATTGAAATATGATTATAATTCAAAATCATAACCACATTCATCATTTAAACGTTTCTTTAGATAATAAATTAATTTATCAGCTGTTTTGATTCCTAATTGCTTGAAATATTCTTCATCATAAATTTCATCAGCATCTTCAGGAATTGTAATAACTCTAACTTTATTCATACTTAACACCTCGTAAGCAATACTTAATTTAAGTTATACTTCAACTACTATATAATACATGCGGATTTAGCTTAAAATCCACATTATTAATTTTGTTCATCCAAATGAACCCATCACCTTTAGTAATTATTGCTACAGCAATATCACCTCCCACACTATCAATGTTCGAATCTATTTTTCTTCTTAATGAAGTAATATTAACTAATTAATAGGCCAAATCTGCAAGTTCTTGTTTTGGAAGAGTATTTATTGCAGACAATATTGGGCCCATAATTATATCTTCCCAATTATTGAAAAATTCAATGAAGTTAGATGTTGTATCTGAATGAAATGATTTGATTCCATTAATTTGATTAATGCATTCTTTTTTAGAAGATTCATCAATATCAGTGGATTTAATAGATTCAATGATTAAATCAGTGTAATTATTGATGAAATGAAAAAAATAATAACTCAAAACATTTTTTAAAAGAATGCTGGAACCAGTCAAAAAGGTATCAATGACATCTGTTTGAGCAAAAGGAACAATAACTCCAAATGGATAATTAATTTCAGACTTAAAAGACTTAATTTCAATGTCACCAGAGTTATTCACTATCAAATCAAATGATACGAATGATGGAAACAAGTCCTCTTCATTAAATCCTGCAATTACAACTCCTGTTGATGATGAAAGCATTTTCATGAAGAAGTTCATTTTTAAAACAATGATTAAATCATCTTTTTCATTATCCAAAACAAAATTAGGAAGAATATCTTCAATCAATGAGTCAATCAGGCCAAATTCTGGAAGTGATTTGACAAAATCAAGTGAATCATCGATTTCAATTTCATCAATGAACTTATTAAATTCCTCTTCAGAAATATTGCTGAATTTTTCTTTTAGCTCATCAGCATATTCTCCAATAGTATTACCAATTGATTTTTTGAAGTCAAATGGAGGAGTTACTCTGCCCAGATATTTCAAGAAGTCTTCCTGAATGTTTTCAATATTTTCAAGGCTTTTGAAGTCAGCATTTTTAGAGTACTGTTTGATTAGTGTCTCCATAGGAATATTGTCAAAGTTTGCATTACCAAATATCATCATTCCCATTGGAAGATCATTGGATAATTTAAATAATTTTTCAACACCATTTCTAACCTTTTTACCATTGATTGTGACTGCACTGTCTGCTGCAAGTGCAACAGCTCCTTTGTTCATAGTTAATAATTCAGAAGTCATCTATTTCCCACCTACAATTTTTCATATTGAAATCAATATTGCAAACCAAATATAAAAAAACATCCTTAAATCAATTTAATAATGTCATTACAATATTATATTTATTTAAATAGAAATTTACAAAATTTAACTTAGTATTAGATTAATTTAAGTTATTTATAAAGTTTTTGATTATGAAAAAGATACTTTTATTAAAGTTAAATTAGATACTTTAACATTATGATTAAGTTTACAAGTAGTGAAGTGAGAGATTTAATAATTGCATTTTTCGTCATTTCACTTTGTTTTGCAATAGTTAATGGTGGAAGAGATACCAATGCAATACTATCCATTTTGCCGATTGTTATGGTTGGTGTAGGTGCGGGATTCATCCTGCACGAACTGGGACACAAGTTTGTATCAATGAAATATGGATACTGGGCTGAATTCAAATTATGGCCCCAAGGATTGATATTTGCACTTGTCACATCATTTTTCGGATTCGTATTTGCAGCACCCGGTGCAGTTTACACTTA contains these protein-coding regions:
- a CDS encoding TIGR00266 family protein, whose product is MEYEIKGGAFPMVVCKLQKGETVKNETGAMAYMTSDIKMDTNTGGGLLKGIGRALSGDTIFLNFFTAQSDNQEIGFSSCTPGKIIPIRLNGSNTIIGQKNAFLAAEDGVDLDMYFRKKLGAGIFGGEGFILQKFSGTGLLFLEVDGEVIEHNLQPGEKLLVDPGHIAAMEESVEFDIERVKGAKNMLFGEGLFFARLQGPGKVWIQTMPISKLAEAIIPFLPANNEH
- a CDS encoding aminopeptidase P family protein, translating into MNIHIENILKDLEKDNFQAYLLTQFTNVEYISNYKPTSFAFCIIQENPIIYASGMDMELANRDSSIEVKEFESFDVMVGELKKEGIKNLAIEPTLPYSTYVRFRDDFTIDSKNYIDAQRMIKTPDEIEKITKATEIAQKSFLQLDIYNNGGSEKEVAFDLVRYMIENGAEKESFDTIVTSGANSSLPHAIPQAKSLEEPILIDWGAIFEGYCSDNTRTMVYTESQQEIWNIVAESHDKAIKAIKPGMKCCEVDKVARDIISDYGYGDKFIHSTGHSLGLDIHETPGFSLRDETIIKEGMVITVEPGIYLEGEFGVRLEDTVHITKRGNVIGDLPLNI
- a CDS encoding site-2 protease family protein, with protein sequence MIKFTSSEVRDLIIAFFVISLCFAIVNGGRDTNAILSILPIVMVGVGAGFILHELGHKFVSMKYGYWAEFKLWPQGLIFALVTSFFGFVFAAPGAVYTYANYMTDEINGKISIAGPIVNIVLALIFLGIATAVYPSVFTS